The following are encoded in a window of Amycolatopsis lexingtonensis genomic DNA:
- a CDS encoding siderophore-interacting protein, with protein MNATGLLEVTAVRRVTPRTTRVTFTGDGLDALEPWPDQQLKLLFPPRGRPVRLPEADADVMRWYQAYLAIPEDERPLMRSYTVRNRGKNTIDVDFVLHPGEAGPATAWARSAAPGQVLGRYGPDAAYRRPVPAADTVLLAGDETALPAIATLLSEVDNAVVFVEVADAAEEQPLPDVRWVHRDGAEHGTRLLAAVRDVPLPAGSAAWIAGEASTVRALRRHLVERGLDKSAIEFTGYWRRKLTQDDAPTPEDLADAREKLGG; from the coding sequence GTGAACGCGACCGGACTGCTCGAAGTGACCGCGGTGCGGCGCGTGACCCCGCGCACCACCCGCGTCACCTTCACCGGCGACGGCCTCGACGCCCTGGAGCCGTGGCCGGACCAGCAGCTCAAGCTCCTCTTCCCGCCGCGGGGCCGCCCGGTGCGACTGCCCGAGGCCGACGCTGACGTGATGCGCTGGTACCAGGCGTACCTGGCGATCCCCGAGGACGAGCGCCCGCTGATGCGCAGCTACACCGTGCGGAACCGCGGCAAGAACACGATCGACGTCGACTTCGTGCTGCACCCCGGCGAGGCGGGCCCGGCCACGGCTTGGGCCCGCTCCGCAGCGCCCGGCCAGGTCCTCGGCCGTTACGGCCCGGACGCGGCCTACCGCCGTCCGGTCCCGGCGGCGGACACGGTGCTGCTCGCCGGGGACGAGACAGCACTGCCCGCGATCGCCACCTTGCTGTCCGAAGTGGACAACGCGGTGGTGTTCGTCGAAGTCGCAGACGCGGCCGAGGAACAACCACTGCCGGACGTCCGCTGGGTGCACCGTGACGGCGCCGAGCACGGAACCCGGCTGCTGGCCGCGGTGCGCGACGTGCCGTTGCCCGCCGGTTCGGCGGCGTGGATCGCCGGCGAGGCGTCGACGGTCCGTGCCCTGCGACGGCATCTCGTCGAGCGAGGCCTCGACAAGAGCGCCATCGAGTTCACCGGCTACTGGCGGCGCAAGCTGACCCAGGACGACGCCCCGACCCCGGAAGACCTGGCCGACGCGCGGGAAAAGCTCGGCGGCTGA